The following coding sequences are from one Cervus canadensis isolate Bull #8, Minnesota chromosome 4, ASM1932006v1, whole genome shotgun sequence window:
- the HNRNPA0 gene encoding heterogeneous nuclear ribonucleoprotein A0 encodes MENSQLCKLFIGGLNVQTSESGLRGHFEAFGTLTDCVVVVNPQTKRSRCFGFVTYSNVEEADAAMAASPHAVDGNTVELKRAVSREDSARPGAHAKVKKLFVGGLKGDVAEGDLIEHFSQFGTVEKAEIIADKQSGKKRGFGFVYFQNHDAADKAAVVKFHPIQGHRVEVKKAVPKEDIHSGGGGGGSRSSRGGRGGRGRGGGRDQNGLSKGGGGGGYNSYGGYGGGGGGYNAYGGGGGGGSSYGGSDYGNGFGGFGSYSQHQSSYGPMKSGGGGGGGGSSWGGRSNSGPYRGGYGGGGGYGGSSF; translated from the coding sequence ATGGAGAATTCCCAACTGTGTAAGCTGTTCATCGGCGGCCTCAACGTGCAGACGAGTGAGTCCGGCCTGCGCGGCCACTTTGAGGCCTTTGGGACCCTGACAGACTGCGTAGTGGTGGTGAACCCCCAGACCAAGCGCTCCCGTTGCTTTGGCTTCGTGACCTACTCCAATGTGGAGGAGGCCGATGCCGCCATGGCCGCCTCGCCTCATGCGGTGGACGGCAACACGGTGGAGCTGAAGCGGGCGGTGTCCCGGGAGGATTCGGCACGGCCCGGTGCTCACGCCAAGGTGAAGAAGCTCTTTGTCGGGGGCCTTAAGGGAGACGTGGCTGAGGGCGACCTGATCGAGCACTTCTCGCAGTTTGGCACCGTGGAAAAGGCCGAGATTATTGCCGACAAGCAGTCTGGCAAGAAGCGTGGCTTCGGCTTCGTTTATTTTCAGAATCACGACGCGGCAGACAAGGCCGCGGTGGTCAAGTTCCATCCGATCCAAGGCCATCGCGTGGAGGTGAAGAAGGCTGTCCCCAAGGAGGATATCCACTCCGGTGGGGGCGGAGGCGGTTCCCGGTCCTCCCGTGGCGGCCGCGGCGGCCGAGGTCGGGGCGGTGGTCGTGACCAGAACGGCCTGTCtaagggcggcggcggcggcggttaTAACAGCTACGGTGGttacggcggcggcggcggcggctacAACGCCtacggaggcggcggcggcggcggttcGTCCTACGGTGGAAGCGACTACGGTAACGGTTTCGGCGGTTTCGGCAGCTACAGCCAGCACCAGTCGTCCTATGGGCCCATGaagagcggcggcggcggcggcggaggaggcAGCAGCTGGGGAGGTCGCAGCAACAGTGGACCTTACAGAGGTGGCTATGGCGGTGGGGGTGGCTATGGAGGCAGCTccttctaa